Part of the Candidatus Margulisiibacteriota bacterium genome is shown below.
CGGAGCTTGGCATACTGCTTGTCAAAAATTTTGTGAGTTTTGAACTTCATTTTCCGGCTTTTAGCCCATCCAAATGGGTAAAAAAATCTTTTTTGGAGCTAAAGGTTTGAATATTATTTTCATTCAATATATCTTCGTTAATTTGACTGGCTAATCCAGCAGAATTATCCAGTATGATTTTTGGCGCCCTGGCTGCCTGCTTGGCAACCATTACAATGAATGAATTAAGCGAAAGTCCTAGCCGCTCTGCG
Proteins encoded:
- a CDS encoding DUF1778 domain-containing protein, producing the protein MSIKTDFATKNEIRSAAERLGLSLNSFIVMVAKQAARAPKIILDNSAGLASQINEDILNENNIQTFSSKKDFFTHLDGLKAGK